A stretch of the Cellulomonas sp. WB94 genome encodes the following:
- a CDS encoding biotin/lipoyl-binding protein — protein sequence MSRKTRTDRGGARGRSRRTKLLINSFLVGALALTAGGTWWFLHPSAAQADSSATARTATATVGTVSTTISAQGSIAAATTASPSFAVSGTVATVDVKVGDVVTVGQQLGTLDTSDLDDAVTQAQAQVASAKAQVTTAGLQLTAAQQSLSEAQTALATTTTTTDPSTGVSTTTSKGSASQVTSAKAQVNNAAAQVTTAQASLTQATTDLATAKANVSKAVLTAPIAGTVTAVTGTAGSTVSGGSSSSSASGTTTAATTTGTTSTASSGFVTIADMTVLTTSASFAEADAAQLSVGQVAAVTFPAVDGATATAKVTSISPTGTATNSVVTYAATITLDSAPAGVRLGQTADVTVTTAQATDAITLPSNAVTVGTTAADGTTTGTVSLQAADGTTTVTTVTIGVQGDTTTQIVSGVAEGDTVVVSLDTAVGTTTTTTTSQFGGGGGQLPAGGFQGGPGGNG from the coding sequence ATGAGCCGAAAGACGCGAACAGACCGAGGCGGTGCGCGCGGCAGGTCCCGCCGCACCAAGCTCCTCATCAACAGCTTCCTGGTGGGAGCCCTCGCCCTGACCGCGGGCGGCACGTGGTGGTTCTTGCACCCCTCGGCCGCGCAGGCCGACAGCAGCGCGACGGCGCGGACCGCGACCGCGACCGTCGGGACGGTGTCCACGACCATCTCGGCTCAGGGCAGCATCGCGGCGGCGACGACGGCGTCCCCGTCGTTCGCGGTGTCGGGGACCGTCGCGACGGTCGACGTCAAGGTCGGTGACGTGGTCACGGTCGGGCAGCAGCTCGGGACCCTCGACACGAGCGACCTCGACGACGCGGTGACGCAGGCGCAGGCGCAGGTGGCGAGCGCGAAGGCGCAGGTCACGACCGCAGGCCTGCAGCTGACGGCGGCCCAGCAGTCGCTGTCGGAGGCCCAGACCGCGCTCGCGACCACCACGACGACGACCGATCCCAGCACGGGCGTGTCGACGACGACGAGCAAGGGCAGCGCGTCGCAGGTCACGAGCGCGAAGGCGCAGGTCAACAACGCTGCCGCCCAGGTGACGACGGCGCAGGCTTCCCTGACGCAGGCCACGACCGACCTCGCGACCGCCAAGGCGAACGTCTCCAAGGCGGTGCTGACCGCGCCCATCGCCGGCACCGTCACCGCGGTTACGGGTACGGCCGGCTCGACGGTCAGCGGGGGCTCGTCGAGCAGCTCCGCGAGCGGGACCACGACCGCCGCGACCACGACCGGGACGACGTCGACGGCCTCGAGCGGGTTCGTGACGATCGCCGACATGACGGTCCTGACGACCTCGGCGTCGTTCGCGGAGGCCGACGCGGCCCAGCTCAGCGTCGGGCAGGTCGCAGCGGTGACGTTCCCCGCGGTCGACGGCGCGACCGCCACCGCGAAGGTCACCTCGATCTCACCGACCGGCACCGCCACCAACAGCGTCGTGACCTACGCCGCGACGATCACCCTCGACTCGGCCCCGGCCGGGGTCCGGCTCGGTCAGACCGCCGACGTCACTGTGACGACAGCGCAGGCGACCGACGCGATCACGCTGCCGAGCAACGCGGTCACGGTCGGCACCACGGCCGCCGACGGCACGACGACCGGGACCGTCAGCCTGCAGGCGGCCGACGGCACCACGACCGTGACGACCGTGACGATCGGGGTGCAGGGCGACACCACCACCCAGATCGTGTCGGGCGTGGCGGAGGGTGACACCGTCGTGGTCTCTCTCGACACCGCGGTCGGCACGACGACGACCACGACCACCTCCCAGTTCGGCGGCGGCGGCGGTCAGTTGCCCGCCGGCGGCTTCCAGGGCGGGCCTGGTGGCAACGGATGA
- a CDS encoding ABC transporter permease has product MNAMEILRSSLRGMTSNPMRSVLTLLGVLIGVGSVILLVGVGAGSAKAVSDQIDSLGTTTLTVRSGSGGGIRFQDLTTGVADALQSSVDSGDATALIAVVPEVTSSQTITAGTSSTTAQIIGTTANYFDVTSSKVAQGTAFTANDLTQSRRVVVIGAELATTLFGSQGDADYVDPVGQTVVVGSTPYLVNGVMAAKDSTGTESTNNVLVVPLTRVQQSIAGYGNLSSIVLQASDAGAVDVAEAEATTVINTELKIESTDDATYTISNQAQLLAASTSTASTFSAMLAAVAGISLLVGGIGVTNIMLVTVTERTREIGIRKALGATRGAILGQFLTEATLLSLLGGALGVLGAVIGSQFEILGVKPAIVGSSVVLALGVSIGIGVFFGGYPAFRAAKMRPVDALRHE; this is encoded by the coding sequence ATGAACGCCATGGAGATCCTGCGGTCGTCCCTGCGGGGGATGACGTCGAACCCGATGCGCTCGGTCCTGACCCTGCTCGGGGTCCTCATCGGGGTCGGGTCGGTCATCCTGCTCGTCGGCGTGGGTGCCGGTTCGGCGAAGGCCGTCTCGGACCAGATCGACTCGCTCGGGACGACGACGCTCACGGTCCGGTCGGGCTCCGGCGGCGGGATCCGCTTCCAGGACCTCACGACCGGCGTGGCCGACGCGCTCCAGTCGTCGGTCGACTCGGGCGACGCGACGGCGCTGATCGCCGTCGTCCCCGAGGTCACGAGCTCGCAGACCATCACGGCCGGGACGAGCTCGACGACCGCGCAGATCATCGGCACGACGGCGAACTACTTCGACGTGACGAGCTCCAAGGTCGCCCAGGGCACGGCGTTCACCGCGAACGACCTCACGCAGTCGCGCCGGGTCGTGGTGATCGGCGCCGAGCTGGCCACGACGCTGTTCGGCTCGCAGGGCGACGCCGACTATGTCGACCCGGTCGGTCAGACCGTCGTCGTCGGCTCGACGCCGTACCTCGTGAACGGCGTCATGGCGGCCAAGGACTCGACCGGGACGGAGAGCACCAACAACGTGCTCGTCGTCCCGCTGACCCGGGTCCAGCAGTCGATCGCCGGCTACGGCAACCTCTCCTCGATCGTGCTGCAGGCCTCCGACGCGGGCGCGGTCGACGTGGCCGAGGCCGAGGCCACGACCGTCATCAACACGGAGCTCAAGATCGAGAGCACCGACGACGCGACCTACACGATCAGCAACCAGGCGCAGCTCCTCGCCGCCAGCACGTCGACCGCCTCGACGTTCTCGGCGATGCTCGCCGCGGTCGCCGGCATCTCCCTGCTCGTCGGGGGCATCGGGGTCACGAACATCATGCTCGTGACCGTCACGGAGCGGACCCGGGAGATCGGGATCCGCAAGGCGCTCGGCGCGACCCGCGGCGCGATCCTCGGCCAGTTCCTGACGGAGGCGACCCTGCTGTCGCTGCTCGGCGGGGCGCTCGGGGTGCTCGGTGCGGTCATCGGCTCGCAGTTCGAGATCCTCGGCGTGAAGCCGGCGATCGTCGGCTCCTCGGTGGTCCTGGCCCTGGGTGTGTCCATCGGGATCGGCGTGTTCTTCGGGGGCTACCCCGCCTTCCGCGCCGCCAAGATGCGCCCGGTCGACGCGTTGAGGCACGAGTGA
- a CDS encoding ABC transporter ATP-binding protein — translation MTGALRPPVLELRGIHKVYGEGEGEVRAVDGVDLMVETGEFVAVMGASGSGKSTMMNILGCLDVPTEGTYRLDGTDVSTLSEKQLSAVRNRSIGFIFQSFNLIPSMTARANVELPMLYAGVGAGERRDRAQAALELVGLAPRAGHRPNQLSGGQQQRVAVARSLVNAPALILADEPTGNLDSRSTEEVLDVFERLGTMGRTIVLITHEPDVAARTRRVVRMRDGRIVSDGPSTPSLGGFGTHTEDVA, via the coding sequence ATGACCGGCGCCCTGCGTCCCCCGGTCCTCGAGCTGCGCGGGATCCACAAGGTGTACGGCGAGGGTGAGGGCGAGGTGCGGGCCGTCGACGGTGTCGACCTCATGGTCGAGACCGGCGAGTTCGTGGCCGTGATGGGCGCCTCTGGCTCGGGCAAGTCGACGATGATGAACATCCTTGGCTGCCTGGACGTCCCCACCGAGGGGACCTACCGGCTCGACGGGACCGACGTGTCCACGCTGAGCGAGAAGCAGCTCTCGGCGGTCCGCAACCGGTCGATCGGCTTCATCTTCCAGTCGTTCAACCTGATCCCGAGCATGACGGCCCGCGCGAACGTCGAGCTGCCCATGCTGTACGCCGGGGTGGGCGCCGGTGAGCGCCGGGACCGGGCACAGGCCGCGCTCGAGCTCGTGGGGCTCGCCCCGCGGGCCGGCCACCGCCCGAACCAGCTCTCGGGCGGCCAGCAGCAGCGCGTCGCGGTGGCTCGCTCGCTCGTCAACGCCCCGGCGCTCATCCTCGCGGACGAGCCGACGGGCAACCTCGACTCGCGCTCGACCGAGGAGGTCCTCGACGTGTTCGAGCGGCTCGGGACCATGGGTCGCACGATCGTCCTGATCACCCACGAGCCGGACGTCGCCGCACGCACGCGTCGCGTCGTGCGGATGCGGGACGGACGCATCGTGTCCGACGGCCCGTCGACCCCCTCGCTCGGCGGGTTCGGCACGCACACCGAGGACGTCGCATGA
- a CDS encoding methyltransferase — protein MSEPADTLRPDRALLDALRRDLTVAGYTVDGVEDLLGPVASAALHREEPVPALRATADVAGVRADPRATLVRAFVLGVEVSRAAAEGAFGTLGVAGAERLGLVEAAGSGPGDAVHARVDLRPYEAVDGLDPADGHDASGAVDWWIASDLGELATGRALRTDHVLGVGGASTTLAQVTVRDPRRRVLDLGTGCGIQALHASRHAARVVGTDISHRALAFARFNAELAGLAPGRFELRAGSMLEPVTGAGEELFDLVVSNPPFVITPRVAGVPAYEYRDGGRAGDAIVRELVTGVGAVLAPGGVAQLLGNWEVRRGEEWHERVGEWLDESGLDGWVVQRELQDPAQYAETWIRDGGTTPDRDRPAWAGRYGAWLDDFASRDVEAIGFGIVTLRRPVSGPATLRRLEEVTGSVRQPLGPVVAATIAAHDWLATRDDDAIAVEHLVVAGDVTEERYLTPGDADPSVVLLCQGRGFGRTVRAGTALAGFVGACDGELTVGQIVGALGSLLGVGAAEVAADVVPSVRGLVLDGLLAPA, from the coding sequence GCGTCCGCCGCGCTGCACCGCGAGGAGCCGGTCCCGGCGCTCCGGGCGACCGCCGACGTCGCAGGCGTCCGCGCCGACCCCCGTGCCACGCTGGTCAGGGCGTTCGTCCTGGGCGTCGAGGTGTCGCGCGCCGCGGCCGAGGGGGCGTTCGGGACGCTCGGTGTCGCGGGCGCCGAGCGGCTCGGGCTGGTCGAGGCCGCGGGGTCCGGGCCCGGTGACGCCGTCCACGCGCGCGTCGACCTGCGTCCCTACGAGGCGGTCGACGGGCTCGACCCGGCCGACGGCCACGACGCGTCCGGCGCGGTCGACTGGTGGATCGCGTCCGACCTCGGCGAGCTCGCGACCGGCCGCGCACTGCGGACCGACCATGTCCTCGGCGTCGGCGGCGCGTCCACGACGCTCGCGCAGGTCACCGTCCGGGACCCGCGCCGGCGCGTGCTCGACCTCGGCACGGGCTGCGGCATCCAGGCGCTGCACGCGAGCCGTCATGCCGCGAGGGTCGTCGGCACGGACATCTCCCACCGCGCCCTGGCCTTCGCCCGGTTCAACGCCGAGCTCGCGGGGCTCGCGCCCGGCAGGTTCGAGCTGCGCGCGGGCTCGATGCTCGAGCCGGTCACCGGTGCGGGAGAGGAGCTGTTCGACCTCGTCGTCTCGAACCCGCCGTTCGTCATCACCCCACGGGTCGCCGGGGTCCCCGCGTACGAGTACCGCGACGGCGGTCGCGCGGGCGACGCGATCGTGCGCGAGCTCGTGACGGGCGTCGGCGCCGTGCTCGCACCGGGCGGGGTCGCGCAGCTGCTCGGCAACTGGGAGGTGCGTCGCGGCGAGGAGTGGCACGAGCGCGTGGGGGAGTGGCTCGACGAGTCGGGCCTCGACGGCTGGGTCGTGCAGCGCGAGCTCCAGGACCCGGCGCAGTACGCCGAGACGTGGATCCGCGACGGCGGCACGACCCCGGACCGTGACAGGCCGGCGTGGGCGGGGCGCTACGGCGCGTGGCTCGACGACTTCGCGTCGCGGGACGTCGAGGCGATCGGCTTCGGGATCGTGACCCTGCGGCGGCCGGTGTCCGGTCCGGCGACGCTGCGCCGGCTCGAGGAGGTCACGGGCTCGGTCCGCCAGCCGCTCGGACCCGTCGTGGCCGCGACGATCGCGGCCCACGACTGGCTCGCCACGAGGGACGACGACGCGATCGCTGTCGAGCATCTTGTCGTCGCGGGGGACGTCACCGAGGAGCGCTACCTGACGCCCGGGGACGCGGACCCGAGCGTCGTGCTGCTATGCCAGGGGCGCGGGTTCGGCCGCACGGTCCGGGCGGGCACAGCGCTCGCGGGGTTCGTCGGGGCGTGCGACGGCGAGCTGACGGTCGGGCAGATCGTCGGGGCGCTCGGGTCGCTGCTCGGCGTCGGGGCCGCCGAGGTCGCGGCCGACGTCGTCCCGTCCGTGCGCGGGCTCGTCCTGGACGGGCTGCTGGCCCCCGCCTGA